The Desulfobotulus pelophilus genomic sequence AGCCTCATTGCCGATTCCTTCCTGCCGAAAAAAACGGAAGAAGGCCGGGAAAATGAACTTATTCACTGCATTGCCTGCGCCCAGGGCTGTTTTGACAACCTCTTTAAATTCAAGCATGTGGAATGCCTCTGCAACCCGAGGGCAGGCTATGAATTTAAAATGGCTGCGGTTCAGACAGATACGGCTAAAAAAGTCTTTGTCATCGGTGGGGGGGCCGCTGGCATGAGTGCCGCTCTCGCAGCCAAAGAGAAGGGCCACGACGTTACCCTTTTGGAAGCTTCCAGCCGCCTGGGAGGCCAGCTCTATCTGGCAGCCGCACCTCCGGGACGGGAAGAATTTGCAGAGCTTGCAAAGGACCTTGCCACCCAGGTGCAGGTGAACAATATCCGGGTCATGCTGAAAACCACGGTGGATAAGGCCCTGCTGGAAAAAGAAAAGCCCGATGCCGTTATCCTTGCCACCGGTGCGGAACCCATCTCCCCCCCCATTCCCGGTGCAAACCTTCCCCATGTGGTGCAGGCCTGGGATGTGCTGGAAGACCGGGCCCATACGGGTAAAAACGTGGTTGTCATCGGCGGGGGTGCCGTGGGTGTGGAAACGTCCATCTTCCTTGGGGAAAAGGGCACTCTTTCCGGAGAGGAGCTGAAGTTTCTCTTTGTAAACAGGGCCGATGACGTGGACAAACTCTATGAGCTGGCCACAAAGGGCACCAAGAACGTAACCCTCATCGAAATGACCCAGTCTGTGGGCAAAGACATCGGAAAATCCACCCGCTGGACCATGCTGCAGGAAATGAAGCGCATCGGTATCCGCACGGATGTAACCACCAAAGCTCTTGAAATCACAAAAGAAGGCGTAAAGGTGGAAGGCAACGATGGCCTTGAGATGATCCCTGCTGACTCCGTAGTACTGGCCGCAGGCTCAAAGCCCGTTTCCGCACTGAAAGAAACAGTGGAAGGCCTTGGCATTTCCTGTCAGGTCATTGGTGATGCGGCAAAAATCGGCCTTGCCTTTGACGCCGTTCATCAGGGGTATGCTGCTGGAAGGGCTGTGTAAGGGTTCATTCTATACGGTTTTGCAGTGTGTGTGGCACACAGGCCATTTGTTCATGACGCAATCTTATTCGGGAGCTTCTTGGCCTGTGCTGAATCGCCAAAACTTGTCGGCACAGGCAGGATGAACATTTTTATTGCCATAGCAAACTGAAGTACGCTGCCTTTTGTGCCGACTTCAGACAGTTGGCGATTCTTTACGCACAGGCCTTCGAAGCTCTGATCCGAAACGATTGCGATGTCACTTACAAAGGGCCTGTGCGCCTTGTCAATGCCCAGCTTATTTTCATGAGATGACAGTGTTGTA encodes the following:
- a CDS encoding FAD-dependent oxidoreductase, translating into MTKELRGIDPLFQPIQIGSMTVKNRIYMPAMHLAMCDNYEVSDQVTAFYEERARGGAGAICVGYASVNELSANITHIGAHEDAHIPGLTKLANAIKQHECRALVQLNHAGRYNHSMLLNGKQPVAPSAIASNLTREVPREMTKEDINQTVADFAAAAGRVKTAGFDGVEILSGTGYLISEFLSPLTNKREDEYGGPFENRCRFAMEIFSAIRKTVGPDYPVVVRMNGNDLMPDGMGRVELREYARKLSDSRLVDAVCINVGWHEARIPQIVTSVPRGVYAYLARGIKEVVSIPVIASHRINDPKDARRLIADDMCDMVAMGRSLIADSFLPKKTEEGRENELIHCIACAQGCFDNLFKFKHVECLCNPRAGYEFKMAAVQTDTAKKVFVIGGGAAGMSAALAAKEKGHDVTLLEASSRLGGQLYLAAAPPGREEFAELAKDLATQVQVNNIRVMLKTTVDKALLEKEKPDAVILATGAEPISPPIPGANLPHVVQAWDVLEDRAHTGKNVVVIGGGAVGVETSIFLGEKGTLSGEELKFLFVNRADDVDKLYELATKGTKNVTLIEMTQSVGKDIGKSTRWTMLQEMKRIGIRTDVTTKALEITKEGVKVEGNDGLEMIPADSVVLAAGSKPVSALKETVEGLGISCQVIGDAAKIGLAFDAVHQGYAAGRAV